The following proteins are encoded in a genomic region of Synechococcus sp. ROS8604:
- a CDS encoding 16S rRNA (uracil(1498)-N(3))-methyltransferase, whose protein sequence is MNIILLRDQDFIDNSEFAIIQDNRLIHIQKVLDPTIGQALKVGLLNGNCGHGIVISINEQAVILQVVLNHSPQKRHSFDIALALPRPKMLRRILRTIAEYGVENLYLINSARVEKSYWQSPLLHPDKIQNALIAGMERSKDTVMTTVHLHQRFRPFVEDLLPDLCESRRCWITDMGASQSAAEIDIASKPAVVLIGPEGGFVPFEVQLATSTIAQPINLGTRVLSVDTAVTTVLAQSLAR, encoded by the coding sequence ATGAATATTATTCTACTTCGAGATCAGGATTTTATCGACAATTCAGAGTTCGCTATCATCCAAGATAATCGCCTTATCCATATCCAGAAGGTGTTAGATCCAACCATTGGTCAAGCACTCAAAGTTGGGCTATTGAATGGGAATTGTGGACATGGAATTGTCATATCGATCAACGAACAAGCTGTGATTCTTCAGGTAGTTCTCAATCATTCACCGCAAAAAAGACATAGTTTTGATATCGCTCTTGCATTACCTCGCCCTAAGATGCTTCGGCGTATATTGCGTACCATTGCGGAATACGGGGTAGAGAATCTTTATTTGATCAATAGCGCAAGAGTGGAAAAAAGCTATTGGCAAAGCCCTCTTTTACATCCAGATAAAATCCAGAATGCGTTGATAGCAGGCATGGAGCGATCAAAAGACACTGTGATGACGACTGTGCATCTTCATCAACGGTTTCGCCCCTTTGTCGAAGACCTATTACCCGATCTTTGCGAAAGCCGACGCTGCTGGATTACAGATATGGGTGCAAGCCAATCGGCTGCTGAAATTGATATCGCATCAAAACCTGCCGTCGTTTTGATTGGTCCTGAAGGTGGGTTCGTACCTTTTGAAGTTCAATTAGCAACCTCAACGATTGCTCAACCCATTAATTTGGGAACAAGAGTGCTTAGCGTTGATACGGCGGTTACTACGGTGTTGGCTCAGTCATTAGCACGTTGA
- a CDS encoding metal ABC transporter permease: protein MAESDFLSLLSEPFMQRALLGGILTGALGGVLGSFAVLRQLSFFSDALGHSSLLGITLGILLGVNPTLVLIPFAVLFALSVNQLVERSALPTDALLNIVYSSSLAIAILALSCVETYRGGIQQLLFGDILGISRLDVVVIAAFLVASVIYLGLSMRAQVLLTLNQDLAAAMGVHTRWHGLAFVILLAVVVAISIKAVGVLLISAFVVIPACAGRLLSRSFPVYVMISSAIGGGCALLGLFFSGLTNLPSGPSVVMVQFIGFLLAMLLSNRFHANRAQV from the coding sequence ATGGCTGAATCAGACTTTTTAAGTCTCCTGTCTGAGCCCTTCATGCAACGGGCCTTGCTTGGCGGCATATTGACCGGTGCTCTTGGTGGTGTGCTCGGTAGCTTTGCCGTTCTTCGGCAGTTGTCGTTCTTCAGCGACGCCTTAGGTCATTCATCTCTCTTAGGTATCACTTTAGGCATTCTGCTGGGAGTGAATCCCACGCTCGTATTGATTCCATTTGCTGTACTGTTTGCACTGTCAGTGAATCAGTTGGTTGAGCGTAGTGCTCTGCCTACTGATGCCCTTCTCAATATCGTGTATTCCAGTTCACTGGCCATAGCGATCCTGGCGCTTAGCTGTGTGGAGACTTACCGAGGGGGCATTCAACAGTTGTTGTTTGGAGATATCCTTGGAATCAGTCGTTTGGATGTAGTTGTTATTGCGGCTTTTCTAGTTGCAAGTGTGATCTATCTTGGTCTCAGTATGCGGGCGCAAGTATTGCTCACACTGAATCAAGACTTAGCGGCTGCTATGGGAGTTCATACGCGCTGGCATGGTTTGGCATTCGTCATCCTTTTGGCAGTTGTTGTTGCAATATCCATTAAGGCAGTGGGTGTTTTGCTGATATCAGCTTTTGTTGTGATTCCTGCCTGTGCAGGCCGACTTCTTAGCCGAAGTTTTCCAGTGTATGTGATGATCTCATCTGCTATTGGTGGCGGATGTGCATTGCTAGGACTATTTTTTTCTGGACTCACCAACCTGCCTTCAGGACCTTCAGTGGTGATGGTTCAATTCATTGGATTTCTGCTCGCGATGCTTCTCAGTAACCGTTTTCATGCCAATCGTGCACAAGTCTGA
- a CDS encoding metal ABC transporter ATP-binding protein produces the protein MSVKEAVLQVHDLSVERRGRLAVEGVSFALPAESDTALVGPNGAGKSTLVAALLGLLPPASGRVELLGQPLAANGCLPRSVRAQIAYVPQNLVIQGLIPLSVAEFVGFGFDLPGPSLPWRSGKQRTDAVFTALERTDTCDLRKRLLTELSGGQLKRVLLAFCLVRPRRLLVLDEAQAGLDVHSNEQFQQQLSDLRRQEGWTVLQVSHDLEMVRRSSDQVLCLNRSLRCSGSPESTLSEERVGELYGLDMVTQRHG, from the coding sequence ATGAGCGTGAAAGAAGCAGTCCTGCAAGTTCATGATCTCAGTGTCGAACGCCGTGGGCGTTTGGCTGTAGAGGGTGTTTCCTTTGCCCTCCCTGCTGAAAGTGATACGGCCCTTGTTGGTCCCAACGGAGCCGGAAAGAGCACTCTTGTCGCTGCTTTGTTAGGGCTGCTTCCTCCTGCCTCTGGGAGAGTTGAGTTGTTGGGTCAGCCCCTTGCTGCCAACGGTTGTTTGCCCCGTTCCGTACGGGCCCAGATCGCCTACGTACCCCAGAATCTTGTGATTCAAGGTTTGATTCCACTGAGTGTTGCGGAGTTTGTTGGCTTCGGGTTTGATCTGCCAGGTCCAAGTCTTCCGTGGAGATCAGGGAAACAGAGAACGGATGCCGTATTCACTGCATTGGAGAGAACGGATACATGTGATCTTCGCAAACGTCTGCTGACAGAACTGTCAGGTGGTCAGCTCAAAAGGGTTTTGCTGGCCTTTTGCCTTGTTCGTCCCCGACGTTTACTCGTTCTTGATGAAGCGCAAGCAGGCCTCGATGTTCATTCCAACGAACAGTTTCAACAACAGTTATCGGACCTGCGTCGTCAGGAGGGATGGACTGTGTTGCAGGTGTCTCATGACCTTGAGATGGTTCGCCGAAGCAGCGATCAGGTGCTCTGCTTAAACCGCAGTCTTCGCTGCAGTGGCAGTCCTGAGTCAACTCTCAGTGAGGAGAGGGTGGGCGAGCTTTATGGACTCGATATGGTGACTCAACGCCATGGCTGA
- a CDS encoding metal ABC transporter solute-binding protein, Zn/Mn family, which translates to MSFPLCFKSFLSVSGSLFLVTALISCANPKQPAPHKDQSKLKIVTTFLPITLFTEAVAGECAVVTALIPSNLGPHDFQAKPADIASLSNAAVLVKNGLGMEYFLDKLTKSANNESLQVIDTSRGVAVIKSDEDTDDDTDGANDGNKNHGVVNPHIWLDPLRAIQQVNNIRDGLVKADPDCTRGYTERAASYSAQLKELNATLATQLRPFRGKTFIAFHDFAPYFAERYGLKADFVVDVPEMNPTPADLQRVSNKVKQTQLKALLSEPQEGNRSFNALAEDLGVNVVTFDPLETGSEEASKKPDTYLSVMRSNVASLIKSFGGK; encoded by the coding sequence ATGTCTTTTCCTCTTTGTTTCAAATCCTTTCTCTCAGTTTCTGGGTCTCTGTTCCTAGTCACGGCTCTTATCTCCTGTGCCAACCCTAAACAACCTGCTCCACACAAGGACCAATCAAAACTGAAGATTGTTACCACTTTTCTACCAATTACTTTGTTTACTGAGGCGGTTGCCGGTGAATGTGCCGTAGTGACAGCACTTATACCGTCGAACCTTGGACCGCATGATTTTCAGGCCAAGCCTGCCGATATTGCCTCTCTTAGTAATGCTGCAGTCTTAGTGAAGAATGGTTTGGGGATGGAATATTTTCTCGATAAACTTACTAAGTCAGCTAACAACGAATCGCTTCAAGTCATAGACACGAGTCGTGGTGTTGCTGTGATTAAGTCAGATGAAGATACCGATGATGATACAGATGGCGCCAACGATGGTAATAAGAATCATGGTGTGGTCAATCCCCATATTTGGTTGGATCCTCTCCGTGCGATTCAACAGGTCAACAATATTCGTGACGGGCTGGTGAAAGCAGACCCAGACTGCACAAGAGGCTACACAGAACGGGCTGCCTCTTACAGCGCTCAGTTGAAGGAGTTGAATGCAACGCTTGCCACCCAGCTCCGCCCTTTCAGAGGCAAGACTTTTATCGCTTTCCACGATTTCGCTCCTTATTTCGCTGAGCGTTATGGCCTCAAAGCCGATTTCGTTGTTGACGTTCCTGAGATGAACCCCACACCAGCCGATCTGCAACGGGTCTCTAATAAAGTTAAGCAGACACAACTCAAGGCTCTTTTGAGTGAACCCCAGGAAGGTAACCGCTCCTTTAACGCGTTAGCTGAAGATCTTGGAGTCAACGTAGTGACCTTTGACCCCCTTGAAACCGGGTCGGAAGAAGCTTCGAAAAAGCCTGATACTTATCTCTCGGTGATGAGAAGTAATGTGGCGTCCCTCATCAAGTCCTTCGGCGGCAAGTGA
- a CDS encoding iron uptake porin, translating into MIRLHQLLVAPAALGLLAPVAANATELNINGVSDYAATGEQVTSITQFSDVYPTDWAYQALSNLIERYGCVAGYPNGTYRGNRAMTRFEAAALLNACLDRVTEVTDELKRLMKEFEKELAILKGRVDGLEARVGELEATQFSTTTKLSGLATFVVGANDFYGTKSKADPANRDFGATTFNYDLQLSLETSFTGKDLLLTVLRSGNFASNFAFGGNPNGLSTLETAFQEDSGTNSLGIDKLFYQFPVGNSLTFTFGARVGQEDMLAVWPSAYPSDPILDVTTLNGAPAAYNKNLGVGAGVSWSTENGFSVSANYVAAQGSSSDPNAGGMGTAFSEASGTVQIAYESESWNIAAIWSGVQSPSELVGGFGTAFAADNYFSGSNAFMNAWGIGGSWQPQDSGWIPSISAGFGYNSLYAKNDGDVTVSQSWNLGLEWSDVFLKGNNAGMAVGQPVFATSLKGDSTPADGNYIWEWWYQFQVTDNISVTPALFYLSRPDGQSTDLNGNDNTLSQLGGLVKTTFRF; encoded by the coding sequence ATGATTCGATTGCATCAATTGCTGGTGGCCCCAGCGGCCCTGGGCCTTTTGGCACCTGTGGCTGCTAACGCCACTGAGCTGAACATCAACGGTGTGTCTGACTACGCCGCTACTGGCGAGCAAGTCACCAGCATCACTCAGTTTTCTGACGTTTACCCAACCGACTGGGCTTATCAGGCACTCAGCAACCTGATCGAGCGCTACGGCTGTGTTGCTGGTTATCCCAACGGCACCTACCGCGGTAACAGGGCGATGACCCGCTTTGAAGCGGCTGCTCTGTTGAACGCCTGTCTCGACCGCGTCACCGAAGTGACCGACGAGCTCAAGCGCCTGATGAAAGAGTTTGAAAAGGAACTCGCCATCCTCAAGGGCCGTGTTGACGGACTTGAGGCCCGCGTTGGCGAACTGGAAGCCACTCAGTTCTCCACCACTACAAAGCTTTCTGGATTGGCAACATTTGTTGTTGGTGCGAATGATTTTTATGGAACCAAATCTAAAGCCGATCCAGCGAACAGAGATTTTGGTGCCACTACATTTAACTATGACCTTCAATTAAGCCTTGAAACGAGTTTCACTGGTAAGGATTTACTGCTGACAGTCTTGAGGTCAGGAAATTTTGCTAGCAATTTTGCATTTGGTGGTAATCCCAATGGCTTGTCAACCTTAGAAACAGCATTTCAGGAGGATTCTGGTACAAATTCTTTAGGTATTGACAAACTCTTTTACCAGTTCCCCGTCGGCAATTCACTAACTTTCACGTTTGGTGCCCGTGTTGGTCAGGAAGATATGCTTGCCGTTTGGCCTAGTGCATATCCAAGCGATCCAATTTTGGATGTAACAACACTGAATGGTGCACCAGCTGCTTACAACAAAAACCTGGGAGTAGGAGCTGGTGTTAGTTGGTCTACTGAGAATGGTTTCAGTGTCTCTGCGAACTATGTTGCTGCACAAGGTTCGAGTTCAGACCCTAATGCTGGTGGTATGGGAACCGCATTTTCTGAGGCTTCAGGAACCGTTCAAATTGCTTATGAATCTGAAAGCTGGAACATCGCTGCAATTTGGTCAGGCGTCCAAAGTCCATCTGAATTAGTCGGTGGATTCGGTACTGCATTTGCGGCAGACAACTACTTTTCTGGTTCCAATGCCTTTATGAATGCTTGGGGCATTGGTGGCTCCTGGCAGCCACAAGACAGTGGTTGGATACCATCGATCTCTGCAGGATTTGGTTATAACTCTCTTTACGCTAAAAATGATGGAGATGTCACGGTAAGTCAGTCATGGAACCTTGGGCTGGAATGGAGTGACGTTTTCCTGAAGGGCAACAATGCAGGTATGGCTGTAGGACAGCCTGTTTTTGCAACAAGCCTGAAGGGTGATTCTACTCCAGCTGACGGCAATTATATATGGGAATGGTGGTATCAATTCCAGGTTACCGACAACATTAGTGTGACACCCGCATTGTTCTATTTAAGTCGTCCTGACGGTCAGAGTACTGATTTAAATGGAAACGATAATACTTTGAGTCAGCTTGGTGGCTTAGTGAAAACGACTTTTAGATTTTAA
- a CDS encoding M15 family metallopeptidase, with protein sequence MPLQCSGLELVSLNRISPRPLFEIRYASSNNFLGRTLYPKVDPQLRCPLALELHKVQQDLSKEGLGLKVWDAHRPLAVQQLMWDEVQDPRYVSDPSVNAGRHSRGASVDVTLVNQRGKPLRMPTDYDDFSKSAHVNADGVLSSSRQCSTITRGDGTERISFVCY encoded by the coding sequence ATGCCACTTCAATGCAGCGGTCTAGAGCTCGTATCCCTCAACAGAATTTCACCCAGGCCATTGTTTGAAATTCGCTACGCCAGCTCAAACAATTTTTTAGGACGTACCCTTTATCCCAAGGTTGATCCTCAGCTTCGTTGTCCATTGGCCCTGGAATTACATAAAGTCCAACAAGATCTCTCCAAGGAAGGGCTTGGATTGAAGGTTTGGGATGCTCATCGCCCTCTCGCTGTGCAGCAGTTGATGTGGGATGAGGTTCAAGATCCTCGCTATGTTTCGGACCCTTCAGTGAATGCAGGCCGACATTCCCGAGGCGCTTCAGTGGATGTGACTCTGGTTAATCAGCGAGGGAAGCCCTTACGCATGCCCACGGATTACGACGATTTCTCCAAGTCCGCTCATGTCAATGCTGATGGAGTTCTCTCATCGAGCCGTCAATGCTCAACGATTACGCGAGGCGATGGAACGGAGAGGATTTCGTTCGTTTGCTACTGA
- a CDS encoding SDR family oxidoreductase: MATFLVTGANRGIGLEFCRQLQARHDQVIAVCRQASQELEATGVEIQSGIELTSEASIAGLLANLNGRPLDGVILNAGTLQSMGLEDLDIEGVKRQFEVNALAPLVLAQSLVGQMPSGAKLALITSRMGSIDDNSSGGSYGYRMSKVALNMAGRSLSIDLRARGISVAILHPGLVSTRMINYNPNGISPEIAVQGLLARIDALQLETSGTFWHSNGQELPW, translated from the coding sequence TTGGCCACCTTTCTTGTAACAGGAGCGAACAGGGGAATCGGTCTCGAGTTCTGTCGTCAGTTGCAGGCTCGTCATGACCAGGTGATTGCTGTCTGCCGCCAAGCCTCTCAGGAGCTTGAGGCGACGGGTGTGGAGATTCAGTCAGGCATCGAACTCACCAGTGAAGCCTCCATTGCTGGGTTGCTTGCCAATCTGAATGGTCGGCCGTTGGATGGAGTCATCCTCAATGCTGGGACCCTGCAATCGATGGGTCTCGAAGATCTCGATATCGAAGGTGTCAAACGTCAATTCGAAGTGAATGCTTTAGCTCCGTTGGTCTTGGCACAATCCTTGGTGGGACAGATGCCCTCAGGAGCAAAGCTGGCCCTGATTACCAGTCGGATGGGATCCATCGACGACAACAGCTCAGGTGGGTCCTATGGTTATCGGATGTCCAAAGTGGCACTAAACATGGCTGGGCGATCACTATCCATCGATTTGAGAGCAAGGGGCATCTCGGTGGCCATCCTCCATCCAGGGCTGGTCAGCACCCGCATGATCAATTACAACCCCAACGGAATCAGCCCAGAGATTGCAGTCCAAGGCTTATTGGCCCGGATTGATGCGCTTCAACTAGAGACCAGCGGCACGTTTTGGCACTCCAATGGGCAAGAACTTCCCTGGTGA
- a CDS encoding NAD-dependent epimerase/dehydratase family protein has product MSTYSVIGCGYVGSFLAASMKNQGHYVVGTTRTPQRFAELRNVVNEPIALDLAQQDCDFSFLEDQEGVLISVAPTQNGEGYQSVFSNGIRNLARAIRCRQSTRPLHVTYISSAGVYGDHQGQTVTEDSTVDCLNPVNAMLVEAENVLLTIDRPDTKICVLRLGGIYGPGRDMVAMIKQAAGEQIPKNGSDIPAWSGIFDITNGVSLAFSKKLVGIYNLVDDMQLSRRELSNEICDIDGLPPVIWANENTPGARAMNAKVANEKIKSEGFLLSSPSMLMPTPV; this is encoded by the coding sequence ATGTCCACCTACTCAGTCATTGGCTGTGGCTACGTCGGTAGCTTCTTGGCGGCAAGTATGAAAAATCAGGGTCACTACGTTGTTGGTACAACGCGTACGCCACAACGGTTTGCTGAGCTACGCAACGTGGTGAATGAACCAATCGCTCTTGACCTTGCTCAACAAGATTGCGACTTTTCATTCCTTGAGGATCAGGAGGGTGTTCTGATTAGCGTGGCACCGACGCAAAATGGCGAAGGATATCAATCCGTGTTTTCGAACGGCATTCGTAATCTTGCCCGAGCCATCCGTTGTCGTCAGTCCACGCGGCCACTGCACGTGACTTACATCAGCTCTGCGGGTGTTTACGGAGACCATCAGGGCCAGACGGTGACAGAAGATTCAACTGTCGACTGTTTGAATCCTGTGAATGCCATGTTGGTAGAAGCAGAAAATGTTCTGCTCACCATTGATCGGCCTGACACGAAGATTTGCGTCCTCCGGCTGGGCGGTATCTATGGTCCAGGTCGCGACATGGTTGCCATGATCAAGCAGGCAGCTGGAGAACAGATTCCCAAGAACGGAAGTGATATTCCTGCTTGGAGTGGAATTTTTGATATCACAAATGGTGTGAGCCTCGCTTTTAGCAAGAAGCTTGTCGGTATCTACAATTTAGTCGATGACATGCAGCTCAGTCGACGTGAACTGTCAAATGAGATCTGTGATATTGATGGACTGCCTCCGGTGATTTGGGCCAATGAAAATACGCCTGGAGCACGAGCAATGAATGCCAAAGTTGCGAATGAAAAAATTAAATCAGAGGGATTTCTGCTCAGTTCACCTTCGATGCTTATGCCAACACCCGTCTAA
- a CDS encoding cytochrome P450, translated as MSQAQLPNTGAVTGVLEALAFFRDPCFAQRRFETHGDLFETSLLGQRIVFIQGDEAIADLLAQGDCLEGWWPKSVRLLLGSRSLANRNGAGHKARRRVVGQLFSSAALRRYAPEIEALVQELVAELLDSQSALPLAPRMRRFAFSVIANVVLGLDNQDKDELFADFEIWTKALFSISISIPASPFAKAMQARSRLLTRLKLVLVNHTSLRGGLDLIRGGVDEAGIQLNDDDLAEQLLLLLFAGYETTASSLSCLFRALLTNPTVHDWLLSELDHPSSEAPADLSYPRLDATVLEVMRLTPPVGGFFRRTKGPVMLAGIEVPDNRVIQVVLTASATGDDSDLSAFRPQRHLDRSFHQTLMPFGGGERVCLGKALADLEIRLMAVGLLKKIELKLEPNQDLTLQQIPSPTPRGGLVVTSRQR; from the coding sequence ATTTCGCAAGCACAACTGCCGAACACCGGGGCTGTAACCGGAGTTTTAGAGGCACTGGCATTTTTCCGTGATCCCTGTTTTGCTCAACGTCGCTTTGAGACCCATGGTGATCTCTTCGAGACGTCTCTTCTCGGTCAGCGCATTGTGTTCATCCAAGGGGATGAGGCCATCGCTGACTTGTTGGCACAAGGAGATTGTCTTGAGGGGTGGTGGCCTAAAAGTGTTCGTTTGTTGCTGGGCAGCCGCTCCTTGGCCAATCGCAATGGTGCTGGGCACAAGGCTCGTCGGCGCGTGGTTGGTCAATTGTTTTCTAGTGCAGCGCTCCGGCGCTATGCACCAGAGATTGAAGCTCTCGTACAGGAACTCGTTGCAGAATTGCTGGACAGCCAATCTGCTCTACCACTCGCCCCGCGGATGCGGCGCTTTGCTTTCAGCGTGATCGCAAACGTTGTCTTGGGTCTCGATAATCAAGACAAAGACGAATTATTTGCTGATTTCGAGATTTGGACGAAGGCTTTGTTTTCGATCTCGATCTCGATACCGGCTTCCCCTTTCGCTAAAGCAATGCAGGCACGCTCACGCTTGCTTACACGCTTGAAACTGGTGCTCGTCAATCACACCTCGTTGCGAGGGGGCTTAGATCTGATCCGAGGTGGGGTGGATGAAGCCGGGATTCAACTCAACGATGACGATCTCGCTGAGCAACTCTTGCTTCTACTTTTTGCAGGTTATGAAACAACGGCATCGTCCTTAAGTTGTCTTTTTCGTGCATTGTTAACCAATCCAACGGTGCACGACTGGCTGTTGTCCGAGTTGGATCATCCGTCTTCTGAAGCCCCTGCGGACCTTTCCTACCCTCGCCTGGATGCCACCGTATTGGAGGTGATGCGCCTAACCCCTCCGGTGGGAGGGTTCTTTCGGCGAACCAAGGGTCCGGTCATGCTCGCTGGCATTGAAGTTCCGGACAATCGAGTGATTCAAGTGGTTTTGACGGCATCCGCAACTGGCGATGATTCTGACCTATCTGCTTTTCGCCCCCAACGGCATTTGGATCGATCGTTCCATCAAACCTTGATGCCCTTCGGGGGTGGGGAAAGGGTATGCCTGGGAAAAGCTCTCGCGGATCTTGAAATTCGCTTGATGGCTGTGGGTTTGTTGAAGAAGATCGAGTTAAAACTTGAACCGAATCAGGATTTGACATTGCAACAAATTCCCAGCCCCACTCCTCGTGGTGGTCTTGTTGTGACTTCACGGCAACGATAA
- a CDS encoding class I SAM-dependent methyltransferase: protein MIWGAALNNRDRQPEVMDQPGLDPGEHAKALMGLRRINTISRCSAGLFRPIEALAKTRLTQPLRVLELACGGGDTAIDLALMAKQKGLALDLHACDLNPEAVEIARINARTRKAALTVFTADALSKPTDQSSFDVVYCTLFAHHLDELDVVLLLEGMALRSRQLVLVDDLIRSRLGFGLAWIGTRLLSRSWVVHTDGPLSVRGALKPDEMMAIAKRAGLENAQIKRSWPERYLLSWERD, encoded by the coding sequence ATGATCTGGGGTGCTGCGCTCAACAACCGCGATCGTCAACCGGAAGTGATGGATCAACCTGGCCTTGACCCAGGGGAGCATGCAAAAGCATTGATGGGCTTGCGGCGAATTAATACGATCAGTCGCTGTTCCGCCGGTTTGTTTCGCCCCATTGAGGCCCTTGCAAAGACTCGGCTGACACAGCCACTTCGCGTTCTTGAACTTGCCTGTGGGGGGGGTGATACCGCCATCGACCTCGCGCTGATGGCCAAGCAAAAGGGGTTGGCACTGGATCTTCATGCCTGTGATCTCAACCCTGAAGCTGTTGAAATTGCTCGGATCAATGCAAGGACACGAAAAGCAGCGCTCACGGTTTTTACTGCTGATGCCTTGTCAAAACCAACAGACCAAAGCAGCTTTGATGTGGTGTATTGCACGCTGTTTGCACATCACTTAGATGAGCTTGATGTGGTCCTTCTATTAGAGGGGATGGCGCTGCGATCACGACAACTCGTCCTGGTGGATGACCTCATTCGTAGTCGGCTTGGTTTTGGATTGGCCTGGATTGGCACCAGGCTTTTAAGTCGCTCCTGGGTGGTTCATACCGATGGCCCTCTGTCTGTACGCGGCGCCCTAAAACCCGATGAAATGATGGCCATCGCGAAGCGGGCAGGTCTTGAGAACGCGCAGATCAAACGCTCGTGGCCGGAGCGTTACCTCTTGAGCTGGGAACGAGATTGA
- a CDS encoding NAD(P)/FAD-dependent oxidoreductase produces the protein MQTLWDVVIIGGGPAGGLAALDCAQRGLRVLLVEQRAFPRWKVCGCCFNNQAQAILSSRGQNNLIVDCGGQALQSLRLGLRGRETSLALPDGFALSRERFDQALIDAAMSAGASARFEMTAQVESASPGYRSVRLKNHHSGTSRSVKARVVLVAAGLSQRCLPKNEAGQSRIRKQSRHGAGCVVDDETSHYPAGAIHMAIGDQGYVGLVRREDGLLNLAGAFDRHVLSKGQGAVDAAQNVLKQAGFPVPAALEQGQRWQLTPALSRSSDEVAGERFLVMGDAAGYVEPFTGEGMAWALTAGAAAVPFVLEGLEGWSDDLEARWKKALQWHIGRRQSVCRALSTVLKRPALTTVLFELIRRWPSLSEQIISNLNEVKLPTPLGEPCH, from the coding sequence ATGCAAACACTGTGGGATGTTGTGATCATTGGTGGTGGGCCTGCTGGAGGTCTGGCTGCTTTGGATTGTGCACAACGAGGGTTGCGCGTGTTGCTCGTTGAACAACGCGCGTTCCCGCGTTGGAAAGTTTGTGGATGCTGTTTCAACAATCAGGCTCAAGCCATTTTGAGTTCGCGAGGTCAAAACAACTTGATTGTGGATTGTGGCGGGCAAGCACTGCAAAGCTTGAGACTTGGACTGCGTGGACGTGAAACATCATTGGCTCTACCAGATGGCTTTGCGCTTTCGCGGGAACGATTCGATCAAGCCCTCATCGATGCAGCCATGAGCGCTGGAGCATCAGCACGCTTCGAGATGACAGCCCAAGTTGAGTCAGCAAGCCCTGGGTACAGGAGCGTGCGCCTAAAAAACCATCACAGTGGAACGAGCCGTTCTGTCAAAGCACGGGTTGTGCTTGTGGCCGCTGGCCTGTCCCAGCGTTGCCTTCCCAAAAACGAAGCAGGACAAAGCAGGATTCGCAAGCAATCAAGACATGGTGCCGGCTGCGTCGTTGATGATGAAACCTCTCACTACCCCGCGGGAGCCATTCATATGGCGATTGGTGACCAGGGCTATGTGGGCTTAGTGCGCCGGGAAGATGGATTGCTCAATCTTGCAGGAGCCTTTGATCGCCACGTCCTCTCCAAGGGACAAGGAGCCGTTGATGCCGCTCAGAATGTTTTAAAACAGGCGGGATTTCCAGTGCCGGCGGCCCTGGAACAAGGTCAACGCTGGCAACTCACTCCAGCGCTCAGCCGCAGTTCAGACGAGGTAGCTGGAGAACGTTTTCTTGTGATGGGCGATGCCGCAGGTTATGTCGAGCCCTTCACCGGTGAAGGGATGGCTTGGGCCTTAACGGCAGGCGCAGCAGCAGTGCCATTCGTTCTGGAAGGACTGGAAGGTTGGAGCGACGATTTAGAAGCGCGCTGGAAAAAAGCTCTTCAATGGCACATCGGCAGGCGGCAATCGGTCTGCCGAGCCTTATCCACCGTCTTGAAACGCCCCGCCCTCACAACCGTGTTATTTGAACTGATCAGACGTTGGCCCTCACTGTCTGAACAGATCATCTCCAACCTGAACGAGGTCAAGCTGCCAACGCCTTTAGGTGAGCCATGCCACTGA